One Eurosta solidaginis isolate ZX-2024a chromosome 5, ASM4086904v1, whole genome shotgun sequence DNA segment encodes these proteins:
- the Blos2 gene encoding biogenesis of lysosome-related organelles complex 1 subunit 2, translating into MESKVEQLANATVPQTTQEHNVLLDSPIRGPTLSTSTSSFEALDPHDPNLSRLATKMFRKTEEYISNELNAPLEDYKLLEEMNKATVAKYADMQQIAENLNVSTNELSIKFQQLVPLMKQIDEISDTVDKLEAAAYKLDAYSIALENRIKSVLQRKSTIH; encoded by the exons ATGGAAAGTAAAGTTGAACAGTTGGCAAATGCTACTGTACCTCAAACAACACAGGAACATAACGTACTACTAGACTCGCCAATTCGTGGACCTACACTTTCTACGAGCACATCTAGTTTTGAAGCATTAGATCCTCACGATCCGAATCTCAGTAGATTAGCAACAAAAATGTTTCGCAAAACGGAGGAATATATAAGTAATGAATTGAATGCACCCCTGGAAGATTACAAGCTATTAGAGGAAATGAATAAAGCAACTGTAGCCAAATATGCAGATATGCAGCAAATTGCTGAAAACCTCAACGTATCTACAAATGAACTAAGCATTAAATTCCAACAATTG GTACCCTTAATGAAACaaattgatgaaatatcagaCACCGTGGACAAGTTGGAGGCTGCCGCATATAAATTAGATGCTTACAGTATTGCACTAGAAAATCGGATAAAATCAGTACTTCAACGAAAATCAACAATACATTGA
- the LOC137251794 gene encoding uncharacterized protein yields the protein MNEEEDLNKEFECLLKELECVHQYLNFREKSIATEWIKKLKKATGSVDELKLRLDFIEYFLNCWKCGIFSSEPFNKVPQPGVPLQKLRYLLPPDHKIRSVDATSDEQRRLYVEEMFENMPDRGAFLSDQPVPLDGTFFLVIINQK from the exons ATGAACGAGGAAGAGGATCTAAATAAAGAATTTGAGTGTTTGCTTAAAGAGTTGGAATGTGTGCaccaatatttaaattttcgagAAAAATCCATTGCTACTGAATggataaaaaagttgaaaaaggCTACTGGATCTGTGGATGAATTAAAATTGCGCCTagattttattgaatattttttaaactgTTGGAAGTGTGGTATTTTTAGCTCAGAACCATTCAATAAAGTGCCACAGCCAGGCGTACCGTTACAAAAACTTCGTTACTTGCTA cCACCCGATCATAAAATTCGAAGCGTCGATGCCACCTCAGATGAGCAACGTAGGTTATACGTAGAAGAAATGTTTGAAAATATGCCCGATAGAGGAGCATTTCTTTCAGATCAGCCGGTACCACTGGACGGTACTTTCTTTTTAGTGATAATAAATCAGAAGTAA
- the LOC137253436 gene encoding immediate early response 3-interacting protein 1: MFTLWTLVEASLLCLNAVCVLHEERFLAKFGWGAQAANMQNFGQPTAKAQILNLVRSIRTVAKIPLIFLNVLAILIKLILG; this comes from the exons atgtttactttGTGGACTCTTGTAGAGGCTTCTCTGTTATGTTTGAATGCTGTATGTGTCTTGCATGAGGAGCGCTTCCTTGCCAAAT TTGGCTGGGGTGCACAAGCAGCAAATATGCAGAATTTTGGTCAACCGACAGCAAAGGCACAGATTCTCAACCTGGTCCGTTCCATTCGTACCGTAGCGAAAA TACCGCTCATATTTCTCAATGTACTTGCGATACTTATAAAGCTGATACTTGGATAA